From the genome of Bradyrhizobium elkanii USDA 76, one region includes:
- a CDS encoding outer membrane protein has translation MQKSLLGAGLFLGASFVPALAADMSYPVKAPVITPVQAFSWTGFYVGANVGFGGDRFEYPFHASAQQLQAEAPPLTSSTSGKFSLTSSGFFGGGQIGYNHQYNNNVVLGLEADFQWSGIEGRFEGNQILTVNGTSVATTFGTGSEIAWFGTVRGRLGYAWDRLFLYATGGAAYGKVDTHGTFSFAGPNGVAQTTSVASGGTQWGWTAGAGLEYALAPQWSFKTEYLYIDLGSRTLLSSAINDVANGFTANAGMDVDTKFHTIKAGVNYRF, from the coding sequence ATGCAAAAATCTCTCCTCGGCGCTGGCTTGTTTCTAGGTGCGTCGTTCGTTCCCGCGCTTGCAGCCGACATGTCCTATCCAGTCAAGGCGCCGGTGATCACACCGGTTCAGGCCTTCTCCTGGACCGGCTTCTACGTCGGTGCCAATGTCGGCTTCGGCGGCGACAGGTTCGAGTATCCCTTTCACGCTTCGGCCCAACAGTTGCAGGCCGAGGCACCCCCGCTCACGTCAAGCACCAGCGGCAAATTCAGCCTGACATCAAGCGGCTTCTTCGGCGGTGGGCAGATCGGATACAACCACCAATACAACAACAATGTGGTGCTCGGTCTCGAAGCCGACTTCCAGTGGTCGGGCATCGAAGGCAGGTTCGAGGGCAATCAGATCCTCACCGTCAACGGAACGAGCGTCGCAACCACATTCGGCACCGGCTCCGAGATTGCGTGGTTCGGCACCGTGCGTGGCCGGCTCGGCTACGCCTGGGATCGGCTGTTCCTCTACGCCACCGGCGGCGCGGCCTATGGCAAGGTCGATACCCATGGAACCTTCAGCTTTGCCGGACCGAACGGCGTGGCTCAGACGACGTCAGTTGCATCGGGTGGCACGCAATGGGGCTGGACCGCAGGCGCGGGCCTGGAATACGCCCTTGCTCCGCAGTGGTCCTTCAAGACCGAGTATCTCTATATCGATCTCGGGAGCCGGACACTGCTTTCCAGCGCGATCAACGACGTCGCGAACGGCTTCACAGCGAATGCTGGAATGGACGTCGACACCAAGTTTCACACCATCAAGGCTGGCGTGAACTACCGCTTCTGA
- a CDS encoding AraC family transcriptional regulator, with translation MNRASISSECLDPELADHQKFSLWSEQMETLTCCVDITRSDDRPFSASMQWADLSDVQVSRFAGSFHRIRRSRTAISRGPNDDFCLLFHRGRGTFRVNQAGREAALAPSGAFLGSNGMPADMVSDAPFSCTTLTVSRDRLLSLVGAADDVLVKPFDERSPAIGLLQRYIELVVDLPGEPHDPLLQNHVGTTLLDLTALALGARGDAAQNATMRGLRASRTQEVIAEINRSFASAGFSVEQVAKRMGVSARYVQDLLQDTGSSFTERLLERRLQHAMRLLTSEQGDRMKVSDIALACGFNEIAYFNQRFRRRFGQTPTQSRR, from the coding sequence GTGAATCGCGCCAGTATTTCGTCGGAATGCCTTGATCCTGAACTGGCGGACCACCAGAAGTTCTCGCTCTGGAGCGAGCAGATGGAGACGCTCACCTGTTGCGTCGACATCACGCGATCCGACGATCGGCCGTTCTCCGCATCGATGCAGTGGGCTGATTTGTCGGACGTGCAAGTCTCCCGCTTTGCCGGCTCCTTCCATCGAATAAGACGGTCGCGGACAGCAATTTCACGCGGCCCTAACGATGATTTCTGTCTGCTCTTCCATCGCGGGCGTGGCACCTTTCGCGTGAATCAGGCGGGACGCGAAGCTGCTCTCGCCCCGTCAGGCGCATTTCTCGGCAGCAACGGCATGCCCGCGGACATGGTGTCCGACGCTCCGTTTTCCTGCACGACATTGACGGTCAGCAGGGATCGCCTCCTGTCTCTCGTCGGAGCGGCCGACGACGTGCTGGTCAAGCCGTTTGACGAACGAAGCCCCGCTATCGGTCTTCTGCAAAGATACATTGAACTCGTGGTCGATCTCCCTGGAGAGCCGCATGATCCGCTGCTCCAGAACCATGTCGGCACCACGCTGCTCGACCTGACTGCGCTGGCGTTGGGTGCGCGAGGGGATGCGGCGCAGAACGCGACGATGCGAGGCCTGCGGGCCTCCCGCACGCAGGAGGTCATCGCCGAGATCAACCGCAGTTTTGCCAGTGCAGGGTTTTCAGTCGAGCAGGTCGCGAAACGCATGGGTGTCTCGGCCAGATATGTGCAGGATCTGCTGCAGGACACCGGTTCGAGTTTTACCGAGCGGCTCCTTGAGCGACGACTCCAGCACGCCATGCGCCTGCTCACGAGTGAGCAGGGGGACCGGATGAAGGTCAGCGACATTGCGCTCGCCTGCGGCTTCAACGAGATCGCTTACTTCAATCAGCGATTTCGGCGGCGCTTCGGCCAAACCCCGACGCAATCGCGGCGCTAG
- the recJ gene encoding single-stranded-DNA-specific exonuclease RecJ translates to MTLHASALPVEAPQAFLGVTRSLTGKLWRDRLDARGAARALAIVQRHNLPEMLARVLAGRDVAIDEVADFLDPTIRKLMPDPHTVTEMEHAARRIADAAVRGEKVAIFGDYDVDGATSAALLTWHLRHCGLDPLIHIPDRIFEGYGPNVDAVRSLAAKGATLLVTVDCGTTSIEPLAEARKLGMSVVVIDHHQAGDVLPEVDALVNPNRPDDISGLGHLAAVGLVLVTLVAVNRELRQRGFWTGEMPEPDLLSVLHHVALGTVADVAPLIGLNRAFVAKGLIAMRRRDHVGHTALMDVARLNGPPEAWHLGFMLGPRINAGGRIGRADLGVRLLLEGDVSEAARIAAELDRLNAERRVIEQAAEAQAEAEALASLGLEDKGAVIVTAAEGWHPGVVGLVAARLKEKFARPAFAIALEPGGIGTGSGRSIGGVDLGKAVRQAVHDGLLMKGGGHAMAAGVTLRKEKLAEFRAYMESALAADVANSRHENELFIDGAVTARAVTPEFAATLNRAGPFGAANPEPVIALPSHQLVYADEVGQAHLRLRFKSGDGSIVNGIAFRSVGQKLGSALTQNRGQQLHVAGSLAVDRWQGTERVQFRVLDVAVPDQGPTVIR, encoded by the coding sequence ATGACGCTGCACGCATCCGCACTGCCCGTCGAGGCGCCACAGGCGTTCCTCGGCGTGACGCGGTCGCTGACCGGAAAGCTCTGGCGCGACCGGCTGGATGCGCGCGGGGCGGCGCGGGCGCTCGCGATCGTGCAGCGTCACAACCTGCCGGAAATGCTGGCGCGCGTGCTGGCCGGCCGCGACGTCGCGATCGACGAGGTCGCCGATTTCCTCGACCCGACCATCCGCAAGCTGATGCCGGATCCTCACACGGTCACCGAGATGGAGCATGCCGCCAGGCGCATTGCGGATGCCGCGGTGCGCGGCGAGAAGGTTGCGATCTTCGGCGATTATGACGTCGACGGTGCGACCTCGGCGGCACTGCTGACCTGGCATCTGCGTCATTGCGGGCTGGATCCGCTGATCCACATTCCCGACCGTATTTTCGAAGGCTATGGGCCGAACGTCGACGCTGTGCGTTCGCTGGCGGCGAAGGGCGCGACGCTGCTCGTCACGGTCGATTGCGGCACCACCAGCATCGAGCCGCTGGCGGAAGCCAGGAAGCTCGGGATGTCGGTCGTCGTGATCGATCATCACCAGGCCGGCGATGTGTTGCCTGAGGTCGACGCACTGGTGAATCCGAACCGGCCCGACGATATCTCGGGGCTTGGCCATCTCGCAGCGGTCGGCCTCGTGCTGGTGACCTTGGTCGCGGTGAATCGCGAACTGCGCCAGCGCGGCTTCTGGACCGGCGAGATGCCGGAGCCGGACCTGCTCAGCGTGCTGCATCACGTCGCGCTCGGCACCGTGGCCGACGTCGCGCCGCTGATCGGGCTCAACCGGGCCTTCGTCGCCAAGGGCCTGATCGCGATGCGCCGCCGCGACCATGTCGGCCACACTGCGCTGATGGACGTGGCGCGGCTGAACGGCCCGCCGGAGGCCTGGCATCTCGGCTTCATGCTGGGACCGCGCATCAACGCCGGCGGTCGGATCGGGCGCGCCGATCTCGGCGTGCGCTTGTTGCTCGAAGGCGACGTCTCCGAAGCTGCGCGGATCGCGGCCGAGCTCGATCGCCTCAATGCCGAGCGGCGCGTGATCGAGCAGGCGGCCGAGGCACAGGCCGAGGCCGAGGCGCTGGCTTCGCTCGGGCTCGAGGACAAGGGCGCTGTCATCGTCACCGCGGCGGAAGGCTGGCATCCGGGCGTGGTCGGGCTGGTCGCGGCGCGGCTGAAGGAGAAGTTCGCGCGTCCCGCGTTTGCGATCGCGCTGGAGCCGGGCGGCATCGGCACCGGATCGGGCCGCTCGATCGGCGGCGTCGATCTCGGCAAGGCGGTGCGGCAGGCGGTGCATGACGGCCTTTTGATGAAGGGCGGCGGGCACGCGATGGCGGCCGGCGTCACGCTGCGCAAGGAGAAACTTGCCGAATTCCGCGCCTACATGGAGAGCGCGCTGGCGGCCGACGTCGCCAATTCGCGGCACGAGAACGAGCTGTTCATCGATGGCGCCGTCACCGCGCGCGCGGTAACGCCGGAATTCGCCGCGACGCTCAATCGCGCGGGCCCGTTCGGTGCCGCCAATCCAGAGCCGGTGATCGCGCTGCCGTCGCATCAGCTGGTCTATGCCGACGAGGTCGGGCAGGCGCATCTGCGGCTGCGCTTCAAGTCAGGCGACGGCTCGATCGTCAACGGTATCGCATTCCGCTCCGTCGGACAGAAGCTCGGCAGCGCCTTGACGCAAAATCGCGGGCAGCAATTGCACGTGGCGGGCTCTCTTGCGGTCGACCGTTGGCAAGGCACCGAACGTGTGCAATTCCGTGTGCTCGACGTCGCGGTGCCGGATCAGGGCCCGACGGTGATCCGATAA
- a CDS encoding haloacid dehalogenase type II has translation MSDLSGVKALVFDVFGTVVDWRTSLINDFTRWGETRGIKADWTALVDGWRAVYAASMDEVRKNPQNGYVILDVLHRRSLEKLVAQFDIKGLSEADLQHLTLGWHRLHAWPDSVAGLTRLKTKYIISPLSNGNVALLTNMAKFAGLPWDLVMSAELFEHYKPDPETYLGAAKLLCLPPEQVMMVAAHNYDLKHAQKLGLKTAFVARPTEYGPLQKVDFEATGEWDIVAKDFGEIASRMGC, from the coding sequence ATGTCCGATCTGTCCGGGGTCAAGGCGCTGGTGTTCGACGTGTTCGGCACCGTGGTCGATTGGCGCACCAGCCTGATCAACGACTTCACCAGATGGGGCGAAACGCGCGGTATCAAGGCCGACTGGACCGCGCTGGTCGACGGCTGGCGCGCGGTCTATGCGGCCTCGATGGACGAGGTGCGCAAGAACCCGCAGAACGGCTACGTCATCCTGGACGTCTTGCACCGCCGCTCGCTGGAAAAACTCGTCGCGCAGTTCGACATCAAGGGGCTGAGCGAGGCCGACCTGCAGCATCTGACGCTGGGCTGGCATCGCCTGCACGCCTGGCCCGACAGCGTCGCCGGTCTGACCCGGCTGAAGACCAAATACATCATCTCGCCGCTGTCCAACGGCAACGTCGCGCTGCTCACCAATATGGCGAAGTTCGCGGGGCTCCCGTGGGATCTCGTGATGTCGGCCGAGCTGTTCGAGCACTACAAGCCCGATCCGGAAACCTATCTCGGCGCCGCCAAGCTGCTCTGCCTGCCGCCGGAGCAGGTGATGATGGTCGCCGCGCACAATTACGACCTGAAGCACGCGCAGAAGCTCGGCCTGAAGACCGCCTTCGTGGCGCGTCCCACCGAATACGGCCCGCTGCAGAAGGTCGATTTCGAGGCCACCGGCGAGTGGGACATCGTGGCCAAGGATTTCGGGGAAATCGCCAGCCGGATGGGCTGCTAG